Genomic DNA from Peribacillus sp. FSL H8-0477:
ACAAAAGAACCTGCAGATGATCAAGTGGAGGTTGCACTTGCTTCCTTTAACGAACTGCTTAGAATGGAAAAAGAAACGGAAGAAGGTTTAACAACAGCGGAGATTGTGTAGGTGTATGGTAAGAAGTTTATTTTTTGGTTATTGTTTAAAATGACGTAAAACTGTATAAAATGCTCTTAAGGAGGTGTCTTTGTTGAATCGTTCAATTTCATCATATATTGTCTATGGAATAGTAATTCTTGGACTGATTGGCTTAGTCAGCCGTATTCTTTATAGCCCGGGGCAGTTATTCAAACAGGTTTTAATCATGGCGATTACAGCAGGAATTGTTTACGTAATTTATAAGCGGTTAACAAAGGGTAAGCCTGAAAAAAAAGAGCAGCGTGCATTTTTAAAAGCAGCCAAAAGATCTAAAAAACGGCTAAAACAAAGATCAGGCAGTAACAGCCGCGATAATATAGCTAGTTTTTCTGTTGCTAAATCAAAGAAAACAATCAAGCCACGAAAAAAATCTGACATTCATCTAACGGTTATTGAGGGAAAAAAAAATAAAAAGAAAAATCGGGCTCTTTTCTAAAGGGCAGCAGGCTGACAAGATACCTTGTCAGCCCCTTTTTTATTTATCCTGTTAGAACCCTCCGAAGAAGCTTAATATGTCCAAGTTTTTAGGAATGTGTAAGCAAATTCCCTTCCACGTTCAATGAGCTCTTCTTTTCGCTGTTCTGTCAGCATAAAGTCTGTACCTGAAACATCTTTCATTGGGATAAACATAATATTTTTAGCAAGTTTTTTTGAGATATGCCGGGAATCATGGGCATCCTTCATGGTTTTAAAAAGGGCACCAAACATCTCAATGGCATTATCAATCTTTCCCACCTGATCCAAGTCTGCATCACTGGTGAATTTCAACCCGATAACTGGCCGAACTTTTCTAATATGTTCGGATTCAAACAACCACATGGGAAAATTACTAAGGACACCTCCATCTACAAAGAGGGTATCTACTTTGTTGATTTTCAATTTTACTGGTTCAAAAAAATAAGGGATACTACAGCTCATTCGTACAGCTTTTGCAATAGAAAATGAATGAGGATTAATACCATATTTAGGTAAATCATCAGGCAGAACAACCAGCCTGCCGTTCGTAATATCAGATGTGATAATTCTAAGCGATTGCGGCGGGATATCCCCAAAAGTAACCAATCCTTTTTTAGAAAGAATTTCCGCAATCCAATGTTCGAGCGCTTCTCCCTTATATAAGCCAAGCTTCCAGTACAATAATAGCCATTCAGCAAAAGGGATCTTAAGAAAATTTCGTTTATCAAGTAAATGACTCATATTAACGGTTGAAAGCAGTCTTTGGATATCCTTCCCAGAGTAACCTGCAGCAATTAAAGCGGCTACAATGGATCCTGCACTCGTTCCTGCGGTCTGATTAATAACAAAACCCCTGTCCTCTAATACCTGAAGAGCTCCCACCATAGCAAAGCCCTTTATGCCTCCTCCTGAAAACACTCCATCAATAATCATTCCTTGCCCTCCCCATTTCGGGTCCTATTACAATTTAATCAAGGGAAAGGATGATTATGACTTTAAAAATTTATTACGTAAAATACTGAACCACTGAATCTGGGAAAAACTCTTTCACATACCCTCTTATAACGGTCTCTAACTCCGCTGCTTCTTCCGTTTTATAGACATACTTCCCGATTCCGTACCGACCCCATTTATATTTCCGTTTTGATTCATCCAGTTGAAGTTTTGATTTTGGATAATTTTTTTCTATGACCTTTTTGGCCGGCCCTGTGAACCGATGCTGAATTAACTCAAAGGTTAATCCTGGTGTCTCTACCCCTTCTAATGCAGCTGAAAGTCGTTCAAAGAGCTCTCTGTAACCCCCCTGCCAATCATCGTGTCTGTAAATGGGTGCTACGATAAAACCAAGCGGATAACCTGCCTTTGCTACTTTACGGGCAGCTTCCATTCTTTCTTCAAAGCTGGATGTTCCCGGTTCAAAATTTTTAATGACGTATCGAGAATTAATACTAAAGCGAAAACGTGTCTTCCCATTATGCTTCGCATCAAGTAAATGATCGACATGATGGAATTTGGTCACGAAACGCAGCTGGCCATATTCAGTTTGACCGATAAACTCAATCGTTTTTTTGAGTGAATGTGTTAAATGGTCAATTCCTACAATATCTGATGTACAAGCGGCCTCAAATCGGGTAATTTCCGGCGCCCGCTCATCCATATAACCTTGAGCCGCTGCAAAGATTTCATCTAAGTTGACGTATGTCCGGATATACGGCTTCGAACCAAGCGTCGTTTGCAAATAACAGTAATGACAATGTCCCATACAACCTGTCGCTAACGGGATAGCATATTCTGCAGAGGGCTTTGATGTATCAAATTTCAAGGTTTTTCTTATTCCAACGACAAGTGTTGATTTAGCAACTCGGTACTTTTGAAAATCATTGTCACCTGGAAGGTCTCGAATCTGATTATGTGAGGTCGTCTGCCTGATTTCTGTTCCTAACTGTTCAAACTTTTCCTTTAATTCACGACCAAGCGGATACTCAAGAGCACGGGGCTCAATGTAAACTAATTGCGGGCTAAATGGTTTCATGACATTTCTCCAATCCATTCAAATGATAAATATCTAACTACATAGAAATAGTTTTTTCATTTTTTTTATTGTTATGTATCATCCAACTGTTTCTTATCATGTCCTGAACACTCACATATATCGAGAAAGAGCTAAAACAAAAAAAATCCGCCGGAGTTTCCGGAGGATTCAGACTGTAGACAAACTCAGGTCAGATTTAAAATCGAGATGTTGATTTCCATTCCAGGCGTTTCGCTTTCCGCGGGCGGGCGGTGAGCCGCATCAATGCTCACGCTCCTGCGGGGTCTCACCTGTCCCGCTGTTCCCGCAGGAGTCTTCACGCCTTTCACTTCAATCAACCGTCTTTCTAAAGTTAATCTAGATAAAACCTTGCGATTGAAAGGGTTATCCTAGAACAAATTCAGCAGGACATAAGTGATTTAAAAAACGGATACTATGTCAATAAAGAACTATAAAATAACAGTAAGCCTATTAAAAGCCATGTTCTGCCTCGATAAGCAGGAAAACATCCATGAAATATGTACAAAATACCAAAAGAGGTTCGGAATGAAACCATTCCGAACCCCTTTTGTTACAAACTGAATTCTCCGGAGTTTCCGGAGGGTTTTTCTGTTGGTTCAGAAACACTACTAACCATTATAAATTGCTTTCTTCTTATGCCACTAGAGCTCGTTAGTACACTATAGTTTTTCAAAAAAAGTATCCTAATAGTGACTACCTAGATGCTTTACAAACCAATTGCAAGCTTCAAGCTTCATATAATAATTAAATTGGTGATCGACAAAAGGCATGCTTAGTCGAAGATTTTCTGGCTGTTCAGCGTACAACGGTAACAACTTTTCATAGAGTTTTAATGAATAAGTAAATAGTGAATCTGTATCTTGATCACCATTGATCATTAGTAATGGTTTTGGTGAAAAATTACTCAACTTTTCAAATGGATCTATCATTTCAATGTAATCTGTTCTTTTTGCTATTTCTTTTTCTGCAAGCTGAATCGGTTCTTTCCATTGTTCATAAGTACTAGTTGAAAGGATACTATCTTTCCATGCTTTTGTAAAAGATGGCTTTCCAGCTATTGGAACCGCAACTTTAATATCAGGATTATTTGCTGCGATATAAAATGTTGAATACCCTCCCATAGAAAAACCTGATATTCCTATTTTATTCTTATCAATCTCATCTCTACTTTTAAAATATTCAATGAGATTTTGTATATCGAATGCAGACTGTTCAATTACTTCATGCATATGAACATAAGAATCAAGTCCAGTATCTGGTGGAAATACGTTAGAAAATTTGTTGGTCTCGGTGTTCACTTTCCTCATACCATGGTCTTTGCAGTCGATACTAACATAATAAAACCCTTTTTTTGCAAGCATATAACCAAAATCTAATGCTTGCTCACAATCTTCTCCATATCCATGAAGAAAAAAGATTAATGGGCATTTTTTTAATTCACTTTGATAAATACTCAAAATCGGTATGTTATCCACTATGCAATTTTCTATTATTATTTTTGGCATTAGTGATACCTTTCTTATTAATAATTCTATTTACCTCTAAAATAAATATTGTCCCTTTGAACTTACTCCTTTCTTGCTTAGCAACATGTTCCTTCTTCAAGTAAACTACTTCGGTAGTTTACGTACTTTTCTTCACAGTTATATAGTGATATTAGCATAATTATCCAACAAAAAAACACCTCACCTCTAAAAAATCTATAGAGGTGAGATGTTTTAATCAAACTTTTTTAAAGAACTACATTTGCTGTGTACTCTTATTTTACAAGCCGCATTTAAGCTGTGCGCCGCAATTAGTACATGTATTACAGCCGCCCATTTCTTTAATCTCGCCTTTGCGGCAGACTGGGCAGGTATTGCCGACTTCAGAACCAATTGTCACATTAGTAGAACGTAATTCATTAATCGTATCGACAAGGACAACTTTTTTCTTTTCTTCAACTACAGACTCTTCCTTTGTATCAGAGAAAACATTTTCTTCTGCTTTTAACGTCAGCACCTGACTGTCACGGCTACCATCTACATAGACAGTACCGCCTTTCGCTCCGCCTTTGTATAGACGCTGGTATACCTGTTCAACTTGTTCTACGGTATAGCCCTTTGGCGCATTAACCGTTTTACTAATAGAACTGTCAATCCAGCGTTGAATGATACATTGAACATCAGCATGTGCTTCTGGTGATAATTCCATTGAAGATACGAACCATTCAGGAAGCTTATTAGGATCTGTTTCTGGATGTTGATCCAAGTATTCTTGAACAATATCTGCTTTTACTTCAATGAATTTTCCTAAGCGGCCGCTGCGGAAATACGTAAAGGAGAAGTATGGCTCAAGACCTGTTGAAACACCAACCATTGTTCCGGTACTGCCTGTAGGGGCAACCGTTAATAAATGGGAATTCCGAATTCCATGTTCAAGAATGCTGTCACGGATATCTTCAGGCATTTTTTTCATAAAGCCTGTATTGATAAACCGATTACGCAGCTCTGCTTCTTCTGTATCACTTTCACTTGTTAAGAATGGGAAACTACCCTTTTCTTCTGCAAGCTTAACAGATGTGCGGTACGCTGTTTCAGCGATCGTTTCAAACACTTTATCTACCAGCATATTGCCTGCTTCAGAACCATATTCCGTTTCACAATAAATAAGCAGATCATGAAGACCCATTACACCTAGTCCAACACGTCGTTCTCCTAATGCTTGGTGTTTGTTTTCTGCTAAGAAGTAAGGCGTGGCATCGATGACATTATCCTGCATCCTGACTCCAACCTCAACCGTTTGTTTCAATTTCTCAAAGTTCACGGTTTTACTCTCTTTGTCAGCCATTTCTGCAAGATTGACCGCAGCAAGATTACACACTGAATAAGGTGCTAGAGGCTGTTCTCCACAAGGGTTTGTTGCCACTACTTGCTGACCGTATGCTTTCGCATTCGTCATGTCATTCGCATTATCAATAAAGAAAATACCAGGCTCTGCTGAATAGGTCGCACAAATATTAATTAAGTTCCAAAGTTCTTTAGCTTTGATGGTACGATATACACGGACTTTATGGCCGAGTTTTTCCCACTCACGAACATCGCCGATTTTATGCCATTCTTCATTATAAATCTTCATTTCCTCAGCATCGTAAGATTCTACATCTGGGAATCGCAGATCATACGTCCCGTCATTTTCGACAGCTTCCATGAATTCCTTGGTCAGACAGATTGAAATATTAGCCCCTGTTAGGAAATCCGGATTATGAACTGTATAAGTACCGCCAGTTTCTAAACGTTCCTCGGCATCATGAATGATTTTTTCATTAAATCCACCCAACCCTGGAATTTGTTTATAGTTTAAAATCCCTTGATACATGGCCTCTTCTTGTTCAGTCAGCGGCGTAAATTTCAATTTATCGCTCGCATGTTTTTTAATCTTTGGATCTTTTGTATTCGCCATTAAGAAACGGAGAATTCGTGGATTTTGCATTTTAGAGATGATGAACTCAGCAATATCAGGATGCCAATCCGTCAGCATAATCATTTGTGCTCCACGACGGCTTCCGCCTTGTTCCACTAGATGTGTCAGCTTAGCAATATCATCGAGCCATGAAACCGACCCGGAAGATTTACCATTAACACCTTTAGCAAGCGTATTCCTTGGGCGGAGCGTTGACCCGTTTGTGCCGACACCGCCTCCACGGCTCATAATTTCCATGACTTGTTTACGGTGTTCAGAGATTCCTTCTCTTGAATCAGCTACGAAAGGCATAACATAACAATTAAAATACGTAACATCCGTTTCTGCACCAGCTCCATACAGGACCCTTCCAGCAGGAACAAAGTTCAAGTCAGCAAGTTCATTATAGAACTTTTCAAACCATTCTTGACGTTTTGCTTCTGTCGTTTCAACAGAGGCTAGTCCTGTTGCATTTCTTTTGGCTATTTGTTCATAGTAAATTTCAAGCGGCTTTTCAATAACATCAAGTGGGCGGTTAACGATTCCTGTTTCTAACTCTTCTTGGGTATCTAGTGCACCGAGGAATTCTTTTTCCACTAATACCTGTGCGCGTTTGCTTTCCCAATCAATATTTACAATGTATCCAAGTCCTCTTGCTGGGAATTTCGGATCTTCCTTAATGGTTAAAACGACAAAATCACCAATAGAGAGTGTAATTTTTTCTGTATCTTTAAACGAGTAACGGTCAATCATTACTAGTCTTGAAACACCTTTATGAGTCATATTCATTTCTGGGGTAATTGGATGGACCTGAGGAAATAGTGAAATATCCTTATTTAAACTTTCTACATTCAGGCTTATTTCTTTTTGTACAACAACGGACATGTTTCCCTCTCCTTTTATCAAAATATCGACTTTTATCTACTTTCTAATGCTCGATATCTATACGTAAGTTCATTAGTTGGTTCTCGTTTAGTAAAGTACCCTCAATTTATCATACAAAACTCTTTTAATCAATATATAGTATAGAAAATATTTACACAACCACTACATCTTGTGTAGACTTCGGACATAGATTTTTTTTGTCAAACAACAAACTACTTAAATTAAGTAGAAAAAGCGAGAATATTATCGAATTTCATTTGTTTTTTGGCGAATTTCAATCATTTTAAGGCTTGCATTATTTCAGAGTCAGGCCAATCCTTTCATACCAAAGGAAAGACTCATAATGAAAAAAAGTGCAAAAAAAAATATATGTCTATTAAACTACTTGCTTTTCTGTTTTTCTCCTGTTAAAGACAAGCAGTAGTCAACAGAAAAAAAAGCGACGGAAGTCTTATACTGAACTGTTGTCCAGATTTAGCCAACCGTCTGCTTTATCTCATGAAATTCCAAT
This window encodes:
- a CDS encoding SA1362 family protein, with amino-acid sequence MNRSISSYIVYGIVILGLIGLVSRILYSPGQLFKQVLIMAITAGIVYVIYKRLTKGKPEKKEQRAFLKAAKRSKKRLKQRSGSNSRDNIASFSVAKSKKTIKPRKKSDIHLTVIEGKKNKKKNRALF
- a CDS encoding patatin-like phospholipase family protein — protein: MIIDGVFSGGGIKGFAMVGALQVLEDRGFVINQTAGTSAGSIVAALIAAGYSGKDIQRLLSTVNMSHLLDKRNFLKIPFAEWLLLYWKLGLYKGEALEHWIAEILSKKGLVTFGDIPPQSLRIITSDITNGRLVVLPDDLPKYGINPHSFSIAKAVRMSCSIPYFFEPVKLKINKVDTLFVDGGVLSNFPMWLFESEHIRKVRPVIGLKFTSDADLDQVGKIDNAIEMFGALFKTMKDAHDSRHISKKLAKNIMFIPMKDVSGTDFMLTEQRKEELIERGREFAYTFLKTWTY
- the splB gene encoding spore photoproduct lyase → MKPFSPQLVYIEPRALEYPLGRELKEKFEQLGTEIRQTTSHNQIRDLPGDNDFQKYRVAKSTLVVGIRKTLKFDTSKPSAEYAIPLATGCMGHCHYCYLQTTLGSKPYIRTYVNLDEIFAAAQGYMDERAPEITRFEAACTSDIVGIDHLTHSLKKTIEFIGQTEYGQLRFVTKFHHVDHLLDAKHNGKTRFRFSINSRYVIKNFEPGTSSFEERMEAARKVAKAGYPLGFIVAPIYRHDDWQGGYRELFERLSAALEGVETPGLTFELIQHRFTGPAKKVIEKNYPKSKLQLDESKRKYKWGRYGIGKYVYKTEEAAELETVIRGYVKEFFPDSVVQYFT
- a CDS encoding alpha/beta hydrolase family protein gives rise to the protein MPKIIIENCIVDNIPILSIYQSELKKCPLIFFLHGYGEDCEQALDFGYMLAKKGFYYVSIDCKDHGMRKVNTETNKFSNVFPPDTGLDSYVHMHEVIEQSAFDIQNLIEYFKSRDEIDKNKIGISGFSMGGYSTFYIAANNPDIKVAVPIAGKPSFTKAWKDSILSTSTYEQWKEPIQLAEKEIAKRTDYIEMIDPFEKLSNFSPKPLLMINGDQDTDSLFTYSLKLYEKLLPLYAEQPENLRLSMPFVDHQFNYYMKLEACNWFVKHLGSHY
- a CDS encoding vitamin B12-dependent ribonucleotide reductase; translated protein: MSVVVQKEISLNVESLNKDISLFPQVHPITPEMNMTHKGVSRLVMIDRYSFKDTEKITLSIGDFVVLTIKEDPKFPARGLGYIVNIDWESKRAQVLVEKEFLGALDTQEELETGIVNRPLDVIEKPLEIYYEQIAKRNATGLASVETTEAKRQEWFEKFYNELADLNFVPAGRVLYGAGAETDVTYFNCYVMPFVADSREGISEHRKQVMEIMSRGGGVGTNGSTLRPRNTLAKGVNGKSSGSVSWLDDIAKLTHLVEQGGSRRGAQMIMLTDWHPDIAEFIISKMQNPRILRFLMANTKDPKIKKHASDKLKFTPLTEQEEAMYQGILNYKQIPGLGGFNEKIIHDAEERLETGGTYTVHNPDFLTGANISICLTKEFMEAVENDGTYDLRFPDVESYDAEEMKIYNEEWHKIGDVREWEKLGHKVRVYRTIKAKELWNLINICATYSAEPGIFFIDNANDMTNAKAYGQQVVATNPCGEQPLAPYSVCNLAAVNLAEMADKESKTVNFEKLKQTVEVGVRMQDNVIDATPYFLAENKHQALGERRVGLGVMGLHDLLIYCETEYGSEAGNMLVDKVFETIAETAYRTSVKLAEEKGSFPFLTSESDTEEAELRNRFINTGFMKKMPEDIRDSILEHGIRNSHLLTVAPTGSTGTMVGVSTGLEPYFSFTYFRSGRLGKFIEVKADIVQEYLDQHPETDPNKLPEWFVSSMELSPEAHADVQCIIQRWIDSSISKTVNAPKGYTVEQVEQVYQRLYKGGAKGGTVYVDGSRDSQVLTLKAEENVFSDTKEESVVEEKKKVVLVDTINELRSTNVTIGSEVGNTCPVCRKGEIKEMGGCNTCTNCGAQLKCGL